From the genome of Muricauda sp. SCSIO 64092, one region includes:
- a CDS encoding hybrid sensor histidine kinase/response regulator transcription factor → MRKLRVFIATILFVQSIAGQDIVFEHYGDADGLSHNTVRSILQDKNGFLWLGTFGGVNRFDGHDFKVYHAQPDNPNYLRDDDITKLALDKNEKLWIGTSKGLTRFCLRSGSFATFLPDSTNLNSISGSRVRAVFVDDRDRVWTGTKFKGLCYYDQSREQFIKINIEDVQHVRAITQTRDKKMWIGTFKHGIYSFDIDSGNNLTNLKSYMLQYSDKDSNVNPGVYFIYEDDKGDIFAGTQEGLGKLDRSSNSFELVQQKDPDFFRCITQGPDGKYWIGTQNGIITCDALEDIAEGRYKRHLPDMSNANSLVNNYISALFFDKSGVLWIGTENGLEKYDPFGNQFKLISERAFSTRVPPVVSSFGKTYDGELLIGTHFNGIYLTKGTKIEKIFDVEERIASIYSLDQKIFYIGMWDGKVYCYDHDLKIIKELRLGFENGPIFSFYQREPNKLLIGTKGKGLWQYDFGTKKCAPVAKESLGSQEINKIVGSRYGLLWIATENGVFRYDEINGQVKHYGYDENKTDGLTNNKVKDISIDRDGRVWVATRHGLNFYDPQGDRFLAKDAPKELKNIWVTDMGIDSKGHIWLNMNYNQIAKYNPKTEDFRVFFVNNGVRSNIYNKRGFLFYDDSRIYLGGDNGVIYFSPSELSENHWAPQPLITEFKIAHRDVLPGTVINGQKLLTEDLNYVKKIALDFDNRNFSLKFAMPSYVRERSNQYEYKLEGFDEDWIAVNSASRTVRYTNLYPDDYVFKVRAANSNGYWSNENSYGISISPPFWLTYKALLVFLFFASVVFYFIRKEIKNRLRLKQELLMVKVKREHDEKLSNEKLRFFTNISHELRTPLTLILGPAKQMIEEGEEHGNTYQLTRSNLIYENANRLLGLVNQILDFRKVQTGELKLKVTQTDILLQTQNIFDSFKPLAYSKKIHYNLSAEEEEIMGWVDHDKFDKILYNLLSNALKFTPNYGHVDVFIGLKDNLKGWLVVEVSDDGIGVPPESQRKIFRRFYQAANSRENNTGTGIGLALVKSLTELHKGTISLQSDNAKGSIFTLELPIARNLYRETEVFEYAAKSKKQESIQVQSAKKIIQGTHLKEKILVIEDNEELRSYLVDYLSDYYKVYSAENGEEGLTLCRQIRPVLCVADVMMPIMDGYKFCEALKNDEFISHIPIILLTALSENEDKIKGFNVGADGYLVKPFDPSLLKSRIENIMRTRLELKAKFSEEVESEVSLLTHSPVDEEFMGKVTALVHENLNNPNLTTTFLCRELGMSSSKLYRKIKELTDLAPNEFIRTVRLKKSAQLLKTRKYNVSEVTDYIGFNDPLYFSRCFKKQFGFPPSKLIK, encoded by the coding sequence GTGCGAAAGTTAAGGGTATTCATAGCAACTATTTTATTTGTTCAGTCAATAGCTGGGCAGGATATCGTCTTTGAACACTATGGGGACGCCGATGGCTTGTCCCATAATACCGTTCGTTCCATTCTGCAGGACAAAAATGGCTTTTTGTGGCTGGGCACTTTTGGAGGTGTCAACCGATTTGATGGGCACGATTTCAAGGTGTACCATGCGCAGCCGGATAATCCCAATTACCTTCGGGATGATGATATCACAAAATTGGCACTGGACAAAAACGAAAAACTTTGGATTGGCACCAGCAAAGGACTCACCCGATTTTGTTTACGATCCGGATCTTTCGCCACTTTTTTGCCCGATTCCACCAATTTGAACAGTATAAGTGGCAGCAGGGTGCGGGCAGTTTTTGTGGATGATCGGGATAGGGTATGGACAGGCACCAAATTTAAAGGCCTCTGTTATTACGATCAATCCCGGGAACAATTTATAAAAATAAACATTGAAGATGTTCAACATGTGAGGGCCATAACCCAAACACGTGATAAGAAAATGTGGATTGGGACCTTTAAACATGGCATATATTCTTTTGACATCGATTCTGGTAATAACCTTACGAATCTCAAAAGCTATATGTTACAATATTCGGACAAGGACAGTAATGTTAACCCTGGGGTCTATTTTATTTATGAAGATGACAAAGGGGATATTTTTGCCGGAACCCAAGAAGGACTTGGCAAGTTGGACAGATCTTCCAATTCCTTTGAATTGGTGCAACAGAAAGACCCGGATTTTTTTAGGTGCATCACCCAAGGTCCGGACGGGAAATATTGGATTGGAACCCAAAACGGCATAATAACATGCGATGCCTTAGAGGATATTGCCGAAGGCCGATACAAACGCCACCTACCTGATATGAGCAATGCCAACTCCTTGGTCAACAATTACATTTCCGCACTGTTTTTTGACAAATCCGGGGTTTTATGGATCGGAACTGAAAATGGGCTGGAGAAATACGACCCCTTTGGCAACCAGTTCAAACTCATTTCCGAGCGAGCGTTTTCCACTAGGGTACCGCCCGTGGTCAGCAGTTTTGGAAAAACCTATGATGGGGAACTGTTGATAGGCACCCATTTTAATGGTATCTATTTGACCAAGGGAACGAAAATCGAAAAAATATTTGATGTGGAGGAGCGCATCGCCAGTATTTATTCCCTGGACCAAAAAATCTTTTACATTGGCATGTGGGATGGCAAAGTCTATTGCTATGATCATGATCTCAAGATCATTAAGGAATTGCGGTTGGGGTTTGAAAATGGCCCTATTTTCTCCTTCTACCAACGGGAACCCAACAAGTTATTGATTGGAACCAAGGGAAAAGGTCTATGGCAGTACGATTTTGGCACCAAGAAGTGCGCCCCAGTCGCTAAGGAAAGCCTTGGTTCCCAGGAAATCAACAAAATTGTGGGCTCAAGATATGGTTTGCTTTGGATTGCTACCGAAAATGGTGTTTTCCGATACGATGAGATCAATGGGCAAGTTAAACACTATGGCTATGACGAGAACAAAACCGATGGGTTGACCAACAATAAGGTAAAGGATATTTCGATTGACCGGGACGGCCGGGTATGGGTCGCTACCCGACATGGACTCAATTTTTATGACCCCCAAGGGGATCGGTTTCTGGCCAAGGATGCCCCCAAGGAATTAAAGAATATCTGGGTCACGGATATGGGGATAGATTCAAAAGGCCATATATGGTTGAACATGAACTACAACCAGATTGCAAAATACAACCCTAAAACGGAGGACTTCAGGGTCTTTTTTGTGAACAACGGGGTGCGTTCCAACATTTACAACAAAAGAGGGTTTTTGTTTTATGATGATTCCCGGATTTATCTGGGTGGGGACAATGGGGTCATTTATTTTTCACCCTCGGAGCTATCCGAAAACCATTGGGCTCCCCAACCTTTGATTACCGAATTCAAAATTGCCCATAGGGATGTATTGCCAGGAACGGTTATCAATGGACAAAAGTTACTCACTGAGGATTTAAATTATGTAAAAAAAATAGCGCTTGACTTTGACAACCGTAATTTTTCCTTAAAGTTTGCCATGCCATCCTATGTGCGGGAGCGTTCAAACCAATATGAGTACAAACTTGAAGGCTTTGACGAAGATTGGATCGCGGTCAACAGTGCTTCAAGAACGGTTAGGTACACCAACTTGTATCCGGATGATTATGTTTTTAAAGTCAGGGCGGCCAACAGCAATGGGTATTGGAGCAACGAAAACTCATACGGTATCAGTATATCCCCACCATTTTGGCTGACGTACAAAGCCTTGTTGGTATTTCTATTCTTTGCCTCTGTGGTTTTCTATTTTATCAGAAAGGAAATAAAGAACAGGCTAAGGCTAAAGCAGGAACTACTGATGGTGAAGGTGAAACGTGAACATGACGAAAAGCTTAGTAATGAAAAGCTACGGTTTTTCACCAATATCTCCCACGAGTTGCGAACTCCGTTGACCCTTATTTTGGGACCTGCCAAACAAATGATCGAAGAAGGTGAAGAGCACGGAAATACGTACCAGTTGACCCGCTCTAACCTCATTTATGAAAATGCCAATCGCCTATTGGGCCTAGTCAATCAGATTCTGGATTTTAGAAAGGTGCAAACCGGCGAATTGAAGCTAAAGGTCACCCAAACGGATATTCTATTGCAGACCCAAAACATATTCGATTCGTTCAAGCCATTGGCCTATAGCAAAAAGATCCATTATAATCTGAGTGCGGAGGAAGAGGAAATCATGGGGTGGGTCGATCATGACAAATTCGATAAGATTCTGTACAACCTACTGTCCAATGCCCTAAAATTTACACCTAACTATGGCCATGTAGATGTTTTTATTGGTTTAAAGGATAATCTCAAGGGCTGGTTGGTGGTTGAGGTCAGTGATGATGGCATTGGGGTGCCGCCTGAGAGTCAGAGAAAAATATTTCGAAGGTTCTACCAAGCAGCCAATAGTAGGGAAAACAATACGGGAACCGGAATTGGGCTGGCCCTGGTCAAATCGTTGACCGAACTTCATAAGGGTACCATAAGCCTACAAAGCGATAATGCGAAGGGTAGTATATTTACCTTGGAACTCCCCATAGCCCGAAATCTTTATAGAGAGACCGAGGTATTTGAATACGCTGCCAAGTCAAAAAAACAAGAGTCCATACAGGTGCAATCGGCAAAAAAGATCATTCAAGGTACCCATCTCAAAGAAAAGATTTTGGTTATCGAGGATAACGAGGAACTTAGGAGCTATCTGGTGGATTACCTATCCGATTATTATAAGGTGTACAGTGCTGAAAATGGCGAGGAAGGATTGACCCTATGCCGACAAATACGACCCGTGCTCTGCGTGGCAGATGTGATGATGCCGATCATGGACGGCTACAAGTTTTGCGAAGCCCTTAAAAATGATGAATTTATTAGCCATATTCCGATTATCCTCTTGACCGCACTGTCAGAAAATGAGGATAAAATCAAGGGGTTCAATGTGGGGGCAGACGGGTATTTGGTAAAACCGTTCGACCCTTCCCTACTCAAATCCCGTATAGAGAACATTATGCGCACCCGATTGGAACTAAAGGCAAAATTTTCCGAAGAAGTGGAAAGTGAAGTAAGTCTATTGACACATTCCCCGGTGGATGAGGAATTTATGGGAAAAGTAACAGCTTTGGTCCACGAGAATTTAAATAACCCAAACCTTACAACAACCTTTTTGTGCAGGGAATTGGGGATGAGTTCCTCAAAACTATATAGAAAGATTAAGGAACTGACCGATTTGGCCCCTAATGAATTCATTAGGACAGTGCGCCTGAAAAAATCCGCCCAGCTCTTAAAAACCAGAAAATATAACGTATCTGAAGTTACGGATTATATAGGATTTAATGACCCCCTCTATTTCAGTAGATGCTTCAAAAAACAGTTTGGATTCCCACCAAGTAAGTTGATCAAATAG
- a CDS encoding inositol oxygenase: MGIDKNNPLESLEHWEEDILKRYPDPTEDGKKKEEFRNYEDSHRVDTVREFYRLNHTFQTYDFVCKKQEELLQFNKREMSLWDAVDFLNTLVDDSDPDIDLDQLQHLLQTSEAIRADGHPDWFVLTGFLHDMGKVLCLFGEPQWAVVGDTFPVGCAFSDKIVYPEFFSENTDYSDGRYNTKFGIYSENCGLEAVKMSWGHDEYLYHIMKDYLPEPALYMIRYHSFYAQHREHAYDHLLNEKDREMFEWVKKFNPYDLYTKAPVKPDTTALKPYYEDLVAKYLPEKLRF; this comes from the coding sequence ATGGGCATAGATAAGAACAATCCGTTGGAATCATTGGAGCATTGGGAAGAGGATATTTTAAAGCGTTATCCAGATCCGACGGAGGATGGCAAGAAAAAAGAGGAATTCCGCAATTATGAGGATTCCCATAGGGTGGATACAGTGCGGGAATTTTACAGATTGAACCATACGTTCCAGACCTATGATTTTGTCTGCAAAAAGCAGGAGGAACTGTTACAGTTCAACAAGAGGGAGATGTCTTTGTGGGATGCCGTCGATTTTTTGAACACCTTGGTGGACGATAGCGACCCCGACATAGATTTGGATCAATTGCAGCACCTGTTGCAAACCTCGGAGGCCATACGTGCCGATGGGCACCCTGACTGGTTTGTGCTTACCGGTTTTTTGCACGATATGGGGAAAGTGCTGTGCCTGTTCGGGGAGCCACAGTGGGCTGTTGTTGGTGATACCTTTCCCGTAGGTTGCGCTTTTTCGGACAAAATCGTCTATCCGGAATTCTTTTCGGAAAACACGGATTATAGCGATGGGCGATACAATACCAAGTTTGGGATATATTCGGAAAACTGTGGTCTAGAGGCAGTAAAAATGAGTTGGGGCCATGACGAGTATCTCTACCACATCATGAAAGACTATTTGCCGGAGCCAGCATTGTATATGATTCGCTACCATTCCTTTTACGCCCAACACCGTGAACATGCCTATGACCATTTGTTGAATGAAAAGGACCGGGAGATGTTTGAATGGGTAAAAAAATTCAATCCGTACGATTTGTACACCAAAGCCCCCGTAAAGCCCGATACAACGGCATTGAAGCCCTATTACGAAGATCTTGTTGCAAAATATTTGCCCGAAAAGTTGAGGTTCTAA
- a CDS encoding metallophosphoesterase — translation MMEPMNVLKSKLVVPILENLKTGKMVQIGCILCLIGCLSACGERQVMSTDPIKIAFMADVHLHDIYGTFGDIDYSGVKNPMTGKYNTIRTMGAQLRSTRLFNENYFAFLAALDDAVERGVSYVVLPGDFSDDGQPLNVRAVRQILDDYSQQYNLSFFAITGNHDPVRPFAMPAGKMDFLGNGGREQAIVSRLELARESANDLLPIVTADIQTMGYEGVLSALKNYGFSPKDDYLYWETPFSEYTPETYSYEKALPLATLENRTYTISSHGIKIPDASYLVEPMEGLWLLALDGNVYIPKDEAKNSPSNPKYYGSASIGYNQVITHKGHLIPWVKKVAAMAKKQEKVLIAFSHYPMVDFNDDATIEMVKMFGENAFQLHRVPSESIAQGFAEAGLQIHFGGHMHINDTGIRTTKTGNTLVNVQVPSLAAYCPAYKIATLRSSEEIEVETIRMDTVPNFQELFPLYKMEHAYLKASLAQDIWDFEILSSATFGDFTEWHLRELVRLRFLKNDWPKESKNLLLSLNGAELWVAAKMDSNLFVHDEILDKATLDRMLAKAMHEDRTMPWNQLRSWTGFDLIVDFYKIRNGDELALTDIGHNRLQQYLEVLGRFQSEGEGPQKRIGDFAKIFGKMLQGVPSDHFRVDLEKGQVIRVE, via the coding sequence ATGATGGAGCCTATGAACGTGTTAAAGAGTAAGCTGGTAGTACCCATTTTGGAAAACCTAAAAACTGGTAAAATGGTTCAAATAGGTTGCATATTGTGTCTTATTGGATGTTTATCCGCCTGTGGGGAAAGACAGGTAATGTCAACGGACCCCATCAAAATTGCTTTTATGGCGGATGTTCATTTACATGACATTTATGGGACTTTTGGTGACATTGATTATTCCGGGGTCAAAAACCCTATGACCGGAAAATACAACACCATAAGAACCATGGGGGCACAGTTGCGGTCCACCCGCCTCTTTAATGAAAACTATTTTGCATTTTTGGCGGCTTTGGATGATGCGGTTGAACGTGGCGTGTCCTATGTAGTGCTGCCCGGTGACTTTAGTGATGATGGACAACCCCTCAATGTTAGGGCCGTACGGCAAATTTTGGATGATTATTCCCAGCAATATAACCTCTCTTTTTTTGCCATCACCGGAAACCATGACCCCGTAAGGCCCTTTGCCATGCCGGCAGGTAAAATGGACTTTCTGGGAAATGGAGGTCGGGAACAGGCCATTGTGAGTCGGTTGGAACTGGCCAGGGAAAGTGCCAATGATCTTTTGCCCATTGTAACTGCTGATATTCAAACAATGGGCTATGAAGGGGTGTTGTCCGCATTGAAAAATTATGGATTTTCCCCCAAGGATGATTATCTGTACTGGGAAACCCCTTTTTCAGAGTATACCCCAGAAACCTATTCCTATGAAAAGGCATTACCATTGGCAACCTTGGAAAACAGAACCTACACCATTTCATCCCATGGGATAAAAATTCCGGATGCAAGCTATTTGGTGGAGCCCATGGAAGGGTTATGGTTATTGGCCTTGGACGGTAATGTTTACATTCCCAAGGATGAAGCGAAAAACTCCCCTTCAAATCCCAAATACTACGGCAGTGCCAGTATTGGCTATAATCAGGTAATCACCCATAAAGGGCATTTGATTCCGTGGGTTAAAAAAGTCGCTGCCATGGCCAAAAAGCAGGAAAAGGTGCTTATCGCATTCAGCCATTATCCCATGGTTGACTTCAACGACGATGCCACCATTGAAATGGTCAAAATGTTTGGGGAAAACGCGTTCCAGTTGCATCGTGTTCCTTCGGAGTCCATCGCACAGGGATTTGCAGAGGCAGGATTACAAATCCATTTTGGGGGACATATGCATATAAATGATACGGGAATTAGGACCACCAAAACGGGTAATACCTTGGTCAATGTTCAGGTTCCTTCCCTGGCAGCCTATTGTCCTGCGTATAAAATAGCTACCTTAAGATCATCCGAAGAAATAGAGGTAGAGACCATTCGGATGGACACGGTTCCAAATTTTCAGGAACTTTTTCCGCTCTATAAAATGGAACATGCCTATTTGAAAGCGTCCCTGGCCCAAGATATTTGGGATTTCGAAATTCTTTCCTCAGCTACCTTTGGGGATTTTACCGAATGGCATTTAAGGGAACTGGTACGGTTACGGTTTTTGAAAAATGATTGGCCCAAAGAGTCCAAAAACCTACTCTTATCCCTAAATGGAGCAGAGTTATGGGTCGCCGCCAAAATGGATTCAAATCTGTTTGTACACGATGAAATTTTGGATAAAGCCACCCTGGATCGTATGTTGGCCAAGGCCATGCATGAGGATAGGACAATGCCATGGAATCAATTGCGGTCATGGACCGGTTTCGACCTAATTGTGGATTTTTATAAGATCCGAAACGGAGATGAATTGGCTTTGACCGATATTGGCCACAATCGATTACAACAATATTTGGAAGTATTGGGTAGATTCCAATCCGAGGGGGAGGGGCCTCAAAAAAGGATTGGGGATTTTGCAAAGATATTTGGCAAAATGCTACAGGGGGTGCCTTCCGACCACTTTAGGGTAGACCTGGAAAAAGGGCAGGTAATCCGAGTTGAGTGA
- a CDS encoding phosphatidylinositol-specific phospholipase C1-like protein: protein MKPKTNRMILQWALILLLMACSQEEPLKWNQIQVIGSHNSYKIAIEEPLLRYLRIKDSSAAMSLQYEHPPLRTQLDLGLRNLELDVFHDPIGGRYAQPKGLGIVQSTGVPPIPFDLKKDLLQPGLKMFHIQDIDFRSHHLLFKNGLVAIKKWSAEHPDHTPIVILINAKDQTLDGTTKPLPFSKNALDSLDQEIRSVFKDKDLITPDFVRGNHPTLEEAVLQSGWPDLDEVRGRILFVLDENEEKIGRYLQGFPNLHKAAMFVNSEEGNPEAGFRIVNDPVRNFEYIGNLIQKGYMVRTRADAGTKEARNFDYTRFQKAKASGAQVISTDYYIPTTLFSSGFQVIFDDGAYERVKE, encoded by the coding sequence GTGAAACCAAAGACAAACCGTATGATATTGCAATGGGCCCTAATTCTTCTACTGATGGCCTGTTCACAGGAGGAACCTCTTAAATGGAACCAAATCCAGGTAATAGGCAGCCACAATAGCTATAAAATTGCCATTGAGGAGCCTTTGTTGCGGTATCTCCGGATAAAGGATAGCAGTGCTGCAATGAGCCTGCAATATGAACATCCTCCATTACGGACACAATTGGATTTGGGACTGAGGAATTTAGAGCTGGATGTATTTCATGACCCCATTGGCGGCCGTTATGCCCAGCCCAAGGGACTGGGTATTGTTCAAAGTACGGGAGTACCCCCGATTCCATTCGATTTGAAAAAGGACTTACTCCAACCAGGTCTAAAAATGTTCCATATCCAGGACATCGATTTTAGAAGTCACCACCTGCTTTTCAAGAATGGATTGGTCGCCATTAAAAAATGGAGTGCTGAACATCCCGATCATACCCCGATCGTTATTCTGATCAATGCCAAGGACCAAACACTGGATGGGACGACCAAACCCTTACCTTTTTCAAAAAATGCATTGGATAGTTTAGACCAAGAAATCAGAAGTGTTTTTAAAGATAAAGATTTGATTACCCCGGATTTTGTAAGGGGTAACCACCCAACTTTGGAAGAAGCCGTATTGCAATCGGGATGGCCCGATCTTGACGAGGTCAGAGGCCGCATCTTGTTTGTTTTGGATGAAAATGAAGAGAAAATTGGTCGATATCTGCAAGGTTTCCCAAACTTGCACAAAGCCGCTATGTTTGTCAATAGCGAGGAAGGAAACCCTGAGGCCGGTTTTCGAATTGTCAATGATCCGGTTCGCAATTTTGAATATATCGGGAATCTGATCCAAAAAGGCTATATGGTCAGGACGCGTGCAGATGCAGGTACAAAAGAAGCCAGAAACTTTGATTACACAAGGTTCCAAAAGGCCAAAGCCTCTGGTGCACAAGTAATTTCCACAGATTATTATATTCCTACGACCCTGTTTTCCTCTGGTTTTCAGGTGATTTTTGATGATGGAGCCTATGAACGTGTTAAAGAGTAA
- a CDS encoding GH92 family glycosyl hydrolase produces MKDIFFKARLKTHRGMAMVSAVLFLVLGCETMVKTSQKALVTYVNPLIGTAPATTISALKHGHGKENNAQVVPYVTIPFGMTNWTPQTKVTETKCHAPYYYTDSIIQGFRGSHWLSGSCVQDYGSMTIMPISGNLKCLPEERGSKFYHKKERATPFVYEVELEDHDVTVEMTATKRSGLFKFTYNKQGEAHVVVNPNSDEGEGFVQILPESNEIVGYNPVHRIYQGWGEPAGFSGYFVVRFARSFENYGVYRQNEILEKAIEISNQKNSGGYASFKVKQGETIEAVVGTSFTGIAEARKNLERETGHLSFESAKANLKTTWENLLAKVRVEGGSEEDKIMFYTALYHSYLQPRVFNDADGTYKSFAGGEQLLNTGGGDYFTDFSMWDTYRASHPLFNLLTPSVNAQMMNSLFLMAEQGGWLPIFPCWNHYTSAMIGDHVIATVADAYVKGVIDLTDQQYAYLLKNAFESPKDFEAYKQGKGRRALESYLKYGYVPLEDLVEESFHKNEQVSRTLEYAFDDFALSRVAKRKGDKKNMEILTERARNYRHVYSVQDSCVRGKYANGNFIADFDKYVRQPFITEGTPYQYTWYVPHDVRGLVELMGGEKGFNQNLDNFHRTGQYWHGNEPGHQIPFLYNFSGEPWKTQKLVDRIMKTEYSSEVGGLSGNDDAGQMSAWYVFAALGFYPVAPSVPEYVISGPHFDKITIALENGKELIINAPGASKGKKYIQSLKVNGVPITKNYLNHFDMMDGGVLHFEMGEQPNKNWGAQKEDRPFSLTD; encoded by the coding sequence ATGAAGGATATCTTTTTCAAGGCTAGATTAAAAACCCATCGTGGGATGGCCATGGTAAGTGCGGTCCTTTTTTTGGTGCTGGGTTGTGAAACGATGGTCAAAACCTCCCAAAAGGCGTTGGTCACCTACGTTAATCCCCTTATTGGCACGGCACCTGCCACTACTATAAGTGCCTTAAAACATGGGCATGGCAAAGAGAACAACGCCCAAGTGGTGCCTTATGTGACCATACCTTTTGGAATGACCAACTGGACACCCCAGACCAAGGTGACCGAAACCAAATGTCATGCCCCCTACTATTATACCGATTCCATTATCCAGGGGTTTAGGGGAAGTCATTGGCTCAGCGGCTCCTGCGTTCAGGATTATGGCAGTATGACGATTATGCCCATCTCAGGGAATCTTAAATGCCTTCCCGAGGAAAGGGGATCCAAGTTTTACCATAAAAAAGAAAGGGCCACTCCTTTTGTCTATGAAGTAGAGTTGGAAGACCATGATGTGACTGTTGAAATGACGGCCACCAAGCGTTCCGGTCTTTTCAAATTTACGTATAACAAACAGGGGGAAGCCCATGTAGTGGTAAATCCCAACAGTGATGAAGGGGAAGGTTTTGTGCAGATTCTGCCCGAATCCAATGAAATTGTGGGGTACAACCCCGTACATCGCATTTATCAGGGATGGGGTGAACCTGCCGGATTTAGCGGATATTTTGTAGTTCGATTTGCCCGAAGTTTTGAAAACTACGGGGTGTACCGCCAAAATGAAATCCTGGAAAAGGCAATTGAAATTTCCAATCAAAAAAACAGTGGGGGCTATGCTTCCTTTAAGGTGAAACAAGGCGAAACCATTGAGGCCGTGGTGGGCACTTCTTTTACCGGCATTGCCGAGGCCAGGAAAAACCTGGAGCGCGAAACCGGGCATTTGAGCTTCGAATCGGCCAAGGCTAACCTAAAAACCACCTGGGAAAACCTATTGGCAAAGGTCAGGGTGGAAGGCGGTAGTGAAGAGGACAAAATCATGTTTTATACCGCATTGTATCACAGCTATTTACAGCCCAGGGTTTTTAATGATGCGGACGGCACATATAAAAGTTTTGCAGGTGGGGAACAGTTGCTCAATACCGGAGGAGGCGACTATTTCACGGATTTCTCCATGTGGGATACCTACAGGGCATCGCATCCACTGTTTAATTTGCTTACCCCCTCCGTAAATGCACAGATGATGAACAGTTTGTTCCTTATGGCCGAACAGGGCGGTTGGCTTCCCATTTTTCCCTGTTGGAACCACTATACCTCGGCCATGATTGGTGACCATGTGATAGCCACTGTGGCCGATGCCTATGTCAAGGGAGTGATTGACCTCACGGATCAACAATATGCCTATCTCCTCAAAAATGCCTTTGAATCGCCCAAAGACTTTGAAGCGTACAAACAAGGAAAGGGCCGTCGAGCCTTGGAATCCTATCTAAAATACGGTTATGTGCCGTTGGAGGATTTGGTGGAGGAATCCTTCCATAAAAACGAACAGGTATCAAGAACCTTGGAGTACGCCTTTGACGACTTTGCACTGAGCCGTGTCGCGAAAAGGAAAGGGGACAAAAAAAATATGGAAATTTTGACCGAACGGGCCAGGAACTATCGCCATGTCTATAGTGTGCAGGATTCCTGTGTCCGGGGCAAGTATGCCAATGGAAACTTTATTGCGGATTTTGACAAGTATGTGCGACAACCCTTTATCACCGAGGGAACACCCTACCAATACACCTGGTATGTTCCCCACGACGTTCGTGGCCTTGTGGAGCTTATGGGGGGTGAAAAAGGGTTCAACCAAAATCTGGACAATTTTCATAGAACGGGTCAGTATTGGCATGGCAATGAGCCGGGACACCAAATTCCCTTTTTATACAACTTTTCAGGGGAGCCTTGGAAAACCCAAAAGCTGGTGGACCGCATCATGAAAACGGAATACAGCAGCGAGGTTGGGGGCCTCAGCGGTAATGACGATGCCGGGCAGATGTCCGCCTGGTATGTTTTTGCGGCCCTGGGGTTTTATCCCGTGGCACCTTCCGTACCGGAGTATGTAATTTCCGGGCCACATTTTGATAAGATCACCATTGCATTGGAGAATGGCAAAGAGTTGATAATCAATGCTCCGGGAGCATCAAAAGGCAAAAAATATATTCAATCGCTTAAGGTAAACGGCGTTCCGATCACTAAAAACTACTTGAACCATTTTGATATGATGGATGGGGGAGTACTCCATTTTGAAATGGGGGAACAGCCCAATAAAAACTGGGGAGCCCAGAAAGAAGACAGGCCGTTTTCCCTGACCGATTAA